From the Brassica napus cultivar Da-Ae chromosome A8, Da-Ae, whole genome shotgun sequence genome, one window contains:
- the LOC106362275 gene encoding E3 ubiquitin-protein ligase WAV3 has protein sequence MENTNNSREATLPDPSSPPPRSTSSSGLPSSKSKCAICLDEIRKEDGKAIFTAECSHSFHFDCITSNVKHGNRICPLCRTEWKQVPLFVDNRVPAPTFPVQTGFEDDEPLVAQSGQPSGVAAAHRQALEIKLLPQVSAVEKSVARGDFAVLVHLKAAEGVSDDNDRPETRAPLDLIAVLDVSGSMEGTKLHLLKNAVAFVIDNLGERDRLSVIAFSSGARRLFPLRLMSERGKRQAIQAVNTLVAGGGTNIAEGLKIGARVIADRRWKNPVSGMMLLSDGQDNFTLSRSYSHSHSQVRLRADYESLLPSSRIPIHTFGFGVDHDAELMHTISQVSSGTFSFIETETVIRDAFAQCIGGLLSVVVLDQVVEIECLHEEGLKISSIKAGSYRSRVSSDGRTAKIDVGDMYAEEERDFLVILEIPRCEDESMPLVKIRCVYKDAVSREIVRVESEELSIQRPREMTGEEVVSVEVDRQLNRFLVSEAMSEARVLADGGDLEGAVGVLRNRERELAETQSARARDGLCLSLSSELGALQERMSSRRMYERSGRAYAFSSMSSHSAQRATARWPVCGSAAPQAYQTSSMARMVSRSQELGIKTPKPSPARRDRS, from the exons GGCCTCCCTTCCTCTAAG AGTAAATGCGCGATTTGCTTGGATGAGATTAGGAAGGAAGACGGCAAAGCAATATTTACTGCAGAGTGCTCACACTCGTTCCACTTCGATTGCATCACCTCCAACGTGAAACACGGCAACAGGATCTGCCCTTTGTGTAGAACCGAGTGGAAACAAGTCCCTTTGTTCGTTGATAACCGTGTCCCTGCCCCTACCTTTCCGGTTCAGACcggttttgaagatgatgagccTTTAGTGGCGCAGAGTGGTCAGCCTTCTGGTGTTGCTGCTGCTCATCGTCAAGCGCTGGAGATTAAACTTCTCCCGCAAGTCTCCGCGGTTGAGAAGTCTGTTGCTCGCGGCGATTTCGCTGTTCTGGTGCATCTCAAGGCGGCGGAGGGAGTGAGTGATGATAATGATAGGCCAGAAACACGTGCGCCTTTGGATCTCATCGCGGTTCTTGATGTGAGTGGTAGCATGGAAGGAACGAAGCTGCACCTTTTGAAAAACGCTGTTGCGTTTGTGATTGATAATCTCGGAGAGAGGGATAGGCTTTCGGTGATCGCCTTCTCCTCCGGCGCCCGCCGGCTGTTCCCTCTCAGGCTGATGTCTGAGAGGGGAAAGCGCCAGGCGATCCAGGCTGTTAACACCCTGGTCGCCGGCGGCGGGACGAATATCGCCGAAGGGCTCAAGATTGGCGCTAGAGTGATTGCTGATAGGAGGTGGAAGAACCCCGTCTCGGGGATGATGCTGTTGTCGGATGGGCAGGATAACTTCACTCTTTCTCGTTCTTattctcattctcattctcaGGTTCGTCTGAGAGCTGATTACGAGTCTCTCCTTCCGAGTTCTCGGATTCCGATACATACATTCGGGTTCGGCGTCGATCACGACGCCGAGCTGATGCACACTATCTCCCAAGTCTCGAGCGGTACCTTCTCGTTCATCGAGACGGAGACCGTGATTCGGGACGCGTTCGCGCAGTGCATTGGCGGGCTTTTGAGCGTTGTGGTTCTTGACCAGGTCGTTGAGATCGAGTGCCTTCACGAGGAAGGGCTGAAGATATCTTCTATCAAAGCAGGAAGCTACAGAAGCAGAGTCTCGTCTGATGGGAGAACGGCCAAGATCGATGTTGGTGACATGTACGCTGAAGAGGAAAGAGACTTCCTCGTGATTCTTGAGATCCCTCGTTGCGAGGATGAGTCGATGCCGTTGGTGAAGATCAGGTGCGTTTATAAAGATGCTGTAAGCAGAGAGATAGTCCGCGTGGAATCCGAAGAACTGAGCATCCAAAGGCCAAGGGAGATGACAGGAGAAGAAGTTGTGTCTGTAGAGGTCGACAGGCAGCTAAACAGGTTCCTTGTGTCGGAAGCTATGTCTGAGGCTAGGGTTTTAGCAGACGGTGGTGACTTGGAGGGGGCGGTTGGGGTTCTAAGGAACCGTGAGAGGGAGTTGGCAGAGACGCAGTCTGCTCGGGCCAGAGATGGGCTTTGTCTGTCGCTGTCGTCAGAGCTTGGTGCTTTGCAAGAGAGGATGAGTAGCAGGAGGATGTACGAGAGATCAGGAAGAGCGTATGCATTCTCTAGCATGAGCTCGCATTCGGCACAGAGGGCAACGGCTCGTTGGCCAGTATGCGGGTCGGCCGCGCCGCAGGCTTATCAGACGTCTTCAATGGCTAGAATGGTGAGTAGGTCTCAGGAGCTGGGGATTAAAACCCCTAAACCGTCTCCTGCTCGTCGAGACAGAAGCTGA
- the LOC106359396 gene encoding cyclin-dependent protein kinase inhibitor SMR16-like — protein MYDCLFIFFSRYYNNKMNNEDRCEVLENSTEEATTYVEPMSPLSSGDSGFTALSPLCDHYNNQMKIDSPTTCSDEEIIESLYQNLFSIVLCLQLEESGNDGSNTHLSPPCPGAPMKLTRFSRNMDPGFQRKLFSNIGVNF, from the coding sequence ATGTATgactgtttatttatttttttttctagatacTATAACAACAAGATGAACAATGAAGATCGTTGTGAAGTTTTAGAAAACTCAACTGAAGAAGCAACAACATATGTGGAACCCATGTCTCCTCTCTCTAGTGGAGACAGTGGATTCACTGCACTCTCTCCACTCTGTGACCACTACAACAATCAGATGAAGATTGATTCTCCTACTACTTGTTCAGATGAAGAAATCATTGAGTCTTTGTATCAAAACCTCTTTAGCATCGTTCTCTGTCTTCAACTAGAGGAGTCTGGTAATGATGGTTCCAACACACACCTCTCTCCGCCTTGTCCTGGAGCTCCAATGAAGCTTACAAGGTTTTCAAGAAACATGGATCCAGGATTCCAAAGAAAGCTCTTCTCTAACATAGGAGTTAACTTTTAG